Proteins encoded together in one Candidatus Dormiibacterota bacterium window:
- a CDS encoding Rrf2 family transcriptional regulator, translated as MKLSDGVEWGIHCCTVLAALPEGTALPAGRLAEFHGVPAAYLAKHLQALSRAGIVTTEPGQRGGYRLARPPAEISLWDVVAAVDGSAPAFRCTEIRRRGPAALPDRQYTRACGIARAMQRAEQAWRAELQATTLADILADLASSVPPRAVQRAGAWFMEVLR; from the coding sequence ATGAAGCTCTCCGATGGGGTGGAGTGGGGGATCCACTGCTGCACCGTCCTGGCCGCGCTGCCGGAGGGGACGGCGCTTCCGGCGGGCCGCCTCGCCGAGTTCCACGGGGTGCCCGCCGCCTACCTGGCCAAGCACCTCCAGGCGCTGAGCCGGGCGGGCATCGTGACCACCGAGCCGGGGCAGCGGGGCGGCTACCGGCTGGCGCGGCCGCCGGCCGAGATCAGCCTCTGGGACGTGGTCGCCGCCGTCGACGGCAGCGCTCCCGCATTCCGCTGCACCGAGATCCGCCGCCGCGGACCGGCGGCGCTCCCCGACCGTCAGTACACCCGCGCCTGCGGGATCGCCCGCGCGATGCAGCGCGCCGAGCAGGCATGGCGAGCCGAGCTCCAGGCCACCACCCTCGCCGACATCCTCGCCGACCTGGCGAGCAGCGTCCCGCCCCGGGCGGTCCAGAGGGCCGGGGCATGGTTCATGGAGGTGCTCCGATGA
- a CDS encoding NAD(P)-dependent oxidoreductase, translating into MKVFVAGATGVAGRPAVRLMVGAGHRVTAAARSEERAALLRSLGATAVIVDLFDPAAVGTAVAGHEAVVNLATHIPSMARAALPGSWGENDRIRRELSRNLVDAALAAGATRYVQESVAFFYRDLGDGWIDEDTALDLPAYASSTADAEASARRFTDAGGAGVVLRFGMFYGADSGHMTADMVRLARRGVTPFMGPSGFVSSIHTDDAGAAVVAALGMPAGVYNVVDDDPVRRAEFVATMAGALGIRTPRMAPRAAATVLGSRGAVMIRSQRVSNRRFREASGWAPRRPSVREGWPEVAAAVEQAPAASPRRRAVRGLLGGLSVLAPLVVLVLARSGDQQRRSAPQSADSRAGRPSGGEGAGPAVGGEAAGA; encoded by the coding sequence ATGAAGGTGTTCGTCGCCGGTGCCACCGGCGTCGCCGGCCGGCCCGCGGTGCGGCTGATGGTCGGGGCGGGGCACCGCGTGACCGCCGCCGCCCGCAGCGAGGAGAGGGCCGCGCTGCTGCGCTCGCTCGGCGCCACCGCGGTGATCGTCGACCTCTTCGATCCGGCCGCGGTGGGCACCGCGGTGGCCGGTCACGAGGCGGTGGTCAACCTTGCCACCCACATCCCGAGCATGGCGAGGGCGGCGCTGCCCGGCTCCTGGGGGGAGAACGACCGCATCCGCCGCGAGCTCTCGCGCAACCTGGTCGACGCCGCCCTCGCCGCCGGCGCCACCCGCTACGTGCAGGAGTCGGTGGCGTTCTTCTACCGCGACCTCGGCGACGGGTGGATCGACGAGGACACCGCTCTCGACCTCCCCGCGTACGCGAGCAGCACCGCCGACGCCGAGGCGTCGGCGCGGCGCTTCACCGACGCGGGCGGCGCCGGCGTGGTGCTGCGCTTCGGCATGTTCTACGGCGCCGACAGCGGCCACATGACCGCCGACATGGTGCGGCTGGCGCGGCGGGGAGTGACGCCGTTCATGGGCCCGAGCGGGTTCGTCTCCTCGATCCACACCGACGACGCCGGCGCGGCGGTGGTGGCCGCGCTGGGGATGCCCGCCGGCGTCTACAACGTCGTCGACGACGACCCGGTTCGCCGCGCCGAGTTCGTCGCCACCATGGCGGGCGCCCTCGGCATCCGCACCCCGCGGATGGCGCCGCGGGCGGCGGCCACCGTGCTCGGCTCGCGGGGCGCGGTGATGATCCGTTCGCAGCGGGTCTCGAACCGCCGCTTTCGGGAGGCCTCCGGCTGGGCGCCGCGGCGGCCCAGCGTGCGCGAGGGGTGGCCCGAGGTCGCGGCCGCCGTCGAGCAGGCCCCGGCCGCCTCACCCCGGCGGCGGGCCGTCCGGGGCCTGCTCGGGGGGCTCTCGGTGCTGGCGCCACTGGTGGTGCTGGTGCTCGCCCGGAGCGGGGATCAGCAGAGGCGGAGCGCGCCGCAGAGCGCGGACAGCCGGGCGGGCAGACCGTCGGGTGGCGAGGGCGCCGGACCGGCGGTCGGCGGGGAGGCGGCGGGCGCCTGA
- a CDS encoding aquaporin, producing the protein MAVLEATRTGSLPAPPQPWLDDFHAPSHEWRRLFSEVLGTFLLVLVAAGPGPVRSATAATIGRTAEVTAPALMVMAVILFMGRVGGAHLNPTVTLAFALRREFPWRRVPGYVAGQAVGAVLACLVLWALLGHRASLGATVPGPGITDVQAMLMEAILTAGLISTILGTASGAQNVGHLSAIAVGGYIALAGLWSSPVSGASMNPARSLAPAIVRGDLGHTWVYLAGPLLGLALALGCALILRGPGGDPVAAGAAQGDQPA; encoded by the coding sequence GTGGCCGTGCTCGAGGCGACCCGCACGGGCTCGCTGCCGGCCCCCCCGCAGCCGTGGCTGGACGACTTCCACGCCCCGTCCCACGAGTGGCGCCGGCTCTTCTCCGAGGTCCTCGGCACCTTCCTCCTGGTCCTGGTCGCCGCCGGGCCGGGGCCGGTCAGGAGCGCGACCGCGGCGACGATCGGCCGCACCGCGGAGGTGACGGCGCCGGCCCTCATGGTGATGGCGGTGATCCTGTTCATGGGGCGGGTCGGGGGCGCTCACCTCAACCCGACCGTCACCCTCGCCTTCGCCCTGCGGCGCGAGTTCCCCTGGAGGCGCGTCCCCGGGTACGTCGCCGGCCAGGCGGTGGGCGCGGTGCTCGCCTGCCTGGTGCTCTGGGCGCTCCTCGGCCACCGCGCCAGCCTCGGTGCGACCGTGCCCGGTCCGGGCATCACCGATGTCCAGGCGATGCTGATGGAGGCGATCCTCACCGCCGGGCTGATCAGCACCATCCTCGGCACCGCCTCCGGTGCGCAGAACGTCGGGCACCTCTCCGCCATCGCCGTCGGCGGGTACATCGCCCTCGCCGGGCTCTGGTCGAGCCCGGTCAGCGGCGCGTCGATGAACCCGGCGCGCTCGCTCGCGCCCGCGATCGTCCGGGGCGACCTGGGTCACACCTGGGTCTACCTGGCCGGCCCCCTGCTCGGGCTCGCCCTGGCGCTGGGGTGCGCGCTGATCCTGCGCGGACCCGGCGGTGACCCGGTGGCCGCCGGCGCCGCCCAGGGTGATCAGCCAGCCTGA
- a CDS encoding isochorismatase family protein → MSRALLVVDVQNDFCEGGSLAVPGGAAAAAAITGHVAAHRGGYALVVTTRDWHVDPAGHFAAAGADPDYRGTWPVHCVAGSTGAEYHPGLRVDADVEVLKGEHAAAYSGFEGTAADGRGLDAVLRAHGVDAVDVCGIATEYCVRETAMSAARLGFATRVLQRLCAGLGEAGVAATVTALTAAGVEVQAG, encoded by the coding sequence GTGAGCCGTGCACTTCTGGTCGTCGATGTCCAGAACGACTTCTGCGAGGGGGGATCGCTGGCGGTGCCCGGCGGGGCCGCCGCGGCGGCGGCGATCACCGGCCACGTCGCCGCCCACCGCGGCGGGTACGCGCTGGTGGTGACCACCCGGGACTGGCACGTCGACCCCGCCGGGCACTTCGCCGCCGCCGGCGCCGACCCCGACTATCGCGGCACCTGGCCGGTGCACTGCGTGGCCGGCAGCACCGGTGCCGAGTACCACCCCGGGCTCCGCGTCGACGCCGACGTCGAGGTGCTCAAGGGCGAGCACGCCGCCGCCTACTCGGGCTTCGAGGGCACCGCGGCGGACGGTCGCGGCCTCGATGCGGTGCTGCGCGCCCACGGGGTCGACGCCGTCGACGTCTGCGGCATCGCCACCGAGTACTGCGTCCGCGAGACCGCGATGTCGGCGGCGCGCCTGGGCTTCGCCACCCGGGTGCTGCAGCGCCTCTGCGCCGGCCTCGGCGAGGCCGGGGTGGCCGCCACCGTGACCGCGCTGACCGCCGCCGGGGTCGAGGTTCAGGCTGGCTGA
- a CDS encoding nicotinate phosphoribosyltransferase: MTETRPLPLSDAGYGLHCDQYELTMAQAFLHAGLNGEATFELFVRSLPRHRGYLVAAGLEQALAYLEGLRFEPVELEWMARQGIYGDDFLEHLSELGFTGRVEAIAEGTVVGAEVPLLRVTAPRVEATLAESALLAIVNHQTMIASKAARIVDAAAGRPVWDFSLRRLHGPDAALGVARAAYIAGAAGTATAVAGRRLGIPTTGTMAHHYVLAFGPEGERAAFESFLGEYPGLAVLLVDTYDTERGVANAIAASIATGVSLAGIRIDSGDLAEHAATARVMLDAAGMRSCRIIASNDLDEYRIEALVRGGAPVDAFGVGTMLGTSADAPSLGGVYKLVAQREAGVDRPVMKLSAAKHTDPGVHQVFRDPGHGDVVGLADESLPGRPLLRRVMEAGRTCVALPPLDLVRAHCLAERESLPAAVRRIDDPQPWPVRRSPRLLALRASLGEEGGIAQRGRIA; this comes from the coding sequence GTGACCGAGACCCGGCCGCTGCCCCTGTCCGACGCCGGCTACGGGCTGCACTGCGACCAGTACGAGCTCACCATGGCGCAGGCGTTCCTCCACGCCGGCCTGAACGGCGAGGCGACCTTCGAGCTGTTCGTCCGCAGCCTCCCCCGCCACCGCGGCTACCTGGTGGCCGCCGGCCTCGAGCAGGCGCTCGCCTACCTCGAGGGGCTGCGCTTCGAGCCCGTCGAGCTGGAGTGGATGGCCCGGCAGGGCATCTACGGGGACGACTTCCTCGAGCATCTCTCGGAGCTCGGCTTCACCGGCCGGGTGGAGGCGATCGCCGAGGGCACCGTGGTCGGCGCCGAGGTGCCGCTGCTGCGGGTCACCGCCCCGCGGGTCGAGGCCACCCTGGCCGAGTCGGCGCTGCTCGCCATCGTCAACCACCAGACGATGATCGCCAGCAAGGCGGCGCGGATCGTCGACGCCGCCGCCGGCCGGCCGGTGTGGGATTTCTCGCTGCGCCGCCTCCACGGCCCCGACGCCGCCCTCGGGGTGGCCCGGGCGGCCTACATCGCCGGCGCCGCGGGCACGGCGACGGCGGTGGCGGGCCGGCGCCTCGGCATCCCCACCACCGGGACCATGGCCCACCACTACGTCCTCGCCTTCGGGCCCGAGGGCGAGCGCGCCGCCTTCGAGTCGTTCCTCGGCGAGTACCCCGGGCTCGCGGTGCTGCTCGTCGACACCTACGACACCGAGCGCGGCGTGGCCAACGCGATCGCCGCGTCGATCGCGACCGGGGTGTCCCTCGCCGGCATCCGGATCGACTCCGGCGACCTCGCCGAGCATGCGGCGACGGCACGGGTGATGCTCGACGCGGCGGGGATGCGGTCGTGCCGGATCATCGCCTCCAACGACCTCGACGAGTACCGCATCGAGGCCCTGGTGCGGGGCGGCGCGCCCGTCGACGCCTTCGGGGTGGGGACCATGCTCGGCACCTCCGCCGACGCGCCCTCGCTCGGCGGGGTCTACAAGCTGGTGGCCCAGCGCGAGGCGGGGGTCGACCGGCCGGTGATGAAGCTGAGCGCCGCCAAGCACACCGACCCCGGCGTCCACCAGGTCTTCCGCGACCCCGGTCACGGCGACGTCGTCGGCCTCGCCGACGAGAGCCTTCCCGGCCGGCCGCTGCTCCGCCGGGTGATGGAGGCGGGGCGCACCTGCGTCGCGCTGCCCCCGCTCGACCTGGTTCGCGCCCACTGCCTCGCCGAGCGGGAGTCGCTGCCCGCGGCGGTGCGGCGGATCGACGATCCCCAGCCCTGGCCGGTGCGGCGCAGCCCCCGGCTGCTGGCGCTGCGCGCCAGCCTCGGCGAGGAGGGCGGCATCGCCCAGCGGGGGAGGATCGCGTGA
- a CDS encoding NUDIX domain-containing protein yields the protein MPRLTAVNSAGFAAPAALTADPVILAPLSGRLHVLLVRREEPPQQERWALPGGFMNDDELPEQTAQRKLTEKTGVGAVYLEQLHTYGDPSRDPRGWIVSISYLALIDAVVLHEGATTARWFPVDDLPEVAFDHGAMIAEGTERLRGKLWYSNIAVGLLPERFTMPQARRLYDAISGVTHEASNFRRELEQSGLVRSTGVVVKGVPGRPAMLYEFVERRPAWSPRRSRTPAAIRAGAGGRS from the coding sequence ATGCCGAGGCTCACCGCGGTCAACTCCGCGGGCTTCGCCGCCCCCGCGGCGCTCACCGCCGATCCGGTGATCCTCGCACCCCTGAGCGGCCGCCTCCACGTCCTGCTGGTGCGCCGGGAGGAGCCGCCGCAGCAGGAGCGCTGGGCGCTCCCCGGCGGCTTCATGAACGACGACGAGCTGCCCGAGCAGACCGCCCAGCGCAAGCTCACCGAGAAGACCGGGGTGGGCGCGGTCTACCTCGAGCAGCTGCACACCTACGGGGACCCCAGCCGCGACCCCCGGGGCTGGATCGTCTCGATCTCCTACCTCGCCCTCATCGACGCGGTGGTGCTCCACGAGGGCGCCACCACCGCCCGGTGGTTCCCCGTCGACGACCTCCCCGAGGTCGCCTTCGACCACGGCGCGATGATCGCCGAGGGCACCGAGCGGCTCCGCGGCAAGCTCTGGTACTCGAACATCGCCGTCGGCCTGCTCCCCGAGCGCTTCACCATGCCCCAGGCGCGCCGCCTCTACGACGCGATCTCGGGGGTGACCCACGAGGCCTCGAACTTCCGCCGCGAGCTGGAGCAGTCGGGGCTGGTGCGGAGCACCGGGGTGGTGGTCAAGGGGGTGCCGGGCCGCCCCGCGATGCTCTACGAGTTCGTCGAGCGCCGCCCCGCCTGGAGCCCGCGGCGCTCGCGCACGCCGGCGGCGATCCGCGCCGGGGCGGGGGGCCGGAGCTGA
- a CDS encoding PQQ-binding-like beta-propeller repeat protein, protein MPGCGRRAALASTLLLLAGCGSPQAAAGRAAGSAGSTTTARPALAAGPAWTTYHGDAARSGVDATSPPMGSPRVLWRSAALDGDVQAEPLLVDGHVIVATEGDSLYSLDAGSGAVAWRVRLGTPVPRSMLPCGNIFPLGITGTPVVDRAAGLVYAVAESIPGTHTLVAVELATGRERWRRGVDPPGMSPITQQQRAALALDAGRVVVAFGGLLGDCGAYHGWVVAVATDGGGPLLDFRVPGTREGGIWAPPGPVVDPDGTLLVATGNSEAVATLDGGDSVLRLSPDLRQLDQWAPADWRVLNTTDTDVGSISPAEVGGGLLFQGGKSGRGSLLRAGHLGGEGGEAFAAEVCPGGSYGGTALAAPSLYVPCVQGLRALRIGPGATFSVTWTGPATGSPILAGGVVWATASGQGVLLALDPASGAERARVEVGPTLRFATPASLGGTLVVASGASIVAVTGV, encoded by the coding sequence ATGCCCGGTTGCGGGCGGCGCGCCGCCCTGGCCTCGACCCTGCTCCTCCTCGCCGGCTGCGGGTCCCCGCAGGCCGCCGCCGGCCGGGCCGCCGGGAGCGCCGGGAGCACCACCACCGCCAGGCCGGCGCTCGCCGCCGGGCCGGCGTGGACCACCTACCACGGCGACGCCGCCCGCTCCGGGGTGGACGCCACCTCGCCGCCGATGGGGTCGCCGCGGGTGCTCTGGCGCTCCGCCGCCCTCGACGGCGACGTCCAGGCCGAGCCGCTGCTGGTCGACGGCCACGTCATCGTCGCCACCGAGGGCGACTCGCTCTACTCGCTCGACGCCGGCAGCGGCGCGGTGGCCTGGCGGGTGCGGCTGGGCACTCCGGTGCCGCGCTCGATGCTGCCCTGCGGCAACATCTTCCCGCTCGGCATCACCGGCACCCCGGTCGTCGACCGCGCCGCCGGGCTGGTCTACGCAGTGGCCGAGTCCATCCCCGGCACCCACACCCTGGTCGCCGTCGAGCTCGCCACCGGCCGGGAGCGCTGGCGGCGCGGGGTCGACCCGCCGGGGATGAGCCCGATCACCCAGCAGCAGCGCGCCGCCCTCGCCCTCGACGCCGGCCGGGTGGTGGTCGCCTTCGGAGGGCTGCTCGGCGACTGCGGCGCCTACCACGGCTGGGTGGTGGCGGTGGCCACCGACGGCGGCGGCCCGCTCCTCGACTTCCGGGTGCCGGGCACCCGCGAGGGCGGCATCTGGGCGCCCCCGGGACCGGTGGTCGACCCCGACGGGACCCTGCTCGTGGCCACCGGGAACAGCGAGGCGGTGGCCACCCTCGACGGCGGCGACTCGGTGCTCCGGCTCTCGCCCGACCTGCGCCAGCTCGACCAGTGGGCGCCCGCCGACTGGCGGGTGCTCAACACCACCGACACCGACGTCGGCTCGATCAGCCCGGCGGAGGTGGGCGGAGGCCTGCTCTTCCAGGGGGGCAAGTCGGGCCGCGGCTCGCTGCTCCGGGCCGGCCACCTCGGCGGCGAGGGCGGGGAGGCCTTCGCCGCCGAGGTCTGCCCGGGCGGGTCGTACGGCGGCACCGCCCTCGCCGCCCCGTCCCTGTACGTGCCCTGCGTCCAGGGGCTGCGAGCGCTGCGAATCGGCCCCGGCGCGACCTTCTCCGTGACCTGGACCGGGCCCGCCACCGGGTCCCCGATCCTGGCCGGCGGGGTGGTCTGGGCGACCGCCTCCGGCCAGGGCGTCCTGCTCGCGCTCGACCCCGCGAGCGGCGCCGAGCGCGCCCGCGTCGAGGTCGGACCGACCCTCCGCTTCGCCACCCCGGCGAGCCTGGGAGGGACGCTGGTGGTGGCCTCCGGGGCCTCGATCGTCGCCGTCACGGGGGTCTGA
- a CDS encoding MBOAT family protein, which produces MIWLLFTTVDFAVFFTTVLALSWLVPAFGTRWKLLVLLASYVFYSWWDWRFCGLLAASTAANQAAAEAIARSRSAARRRTLLGLAVASGLVTLGFFKYAGFFASSLENALGHLGIGAPLPLLQVVLPVGISFFTFQAISYVVDVYRSTIEPASRLDFAVYLAFFPHVVAGPIVRAREFIPQLRRDPAEPRVDGARALSLILGGLFKKMVLAGFLATAVVDPVFAAPGAHSRLEVLAAVYGYAVQIWADFSGYTDIAIGCALLMGIRFPANFNAPYTATSLQDFWHRWHMTLSRWLRDYLYVPLGGSRGSRLFTARNLMLTMVLGGLWHGAAWTFVVWGGIHGAFLVAERRLRGRGPDLDPATGRLLGRLLTFHVVCLAWIFFRAESLGTAMGLLGRLVSGGGPATLVTFPVVLAIGLGIASQYLPSGVMGRAVARFSRLAPALQGAAVAAALVGIGVLGPQGVAPFIYYRF; this is translated from the coding sequence GTGATCTGGTTGCTCTTCACCACCGTCGACTTTGCCGTCTTCTTCACCACCGTCCTGGCGCTGAGCTGGCTGGTCCCGGCCTTCGGCACCCGCTGGAAGCTGCTCGTCCTGCTCGCCAGCTATGTCTTCTACAGCTGGTGGGACTGGCGTTTCTGCGGGCTCCTCGCAGCCTCGACCGCGGCCAACCAGGCTGCCGCCGAGGCGATCGCGCGCAGCCGCTCGGCGGCGCGGCGGCGCACCCTGCTCGGCCTCGCCGTGGCCTCCGGGCTGGTCACCCTCGGGTTCTTCAAGTACGCCGGCTTCTTCGCCAGCTCGCTGGAGAACGCCCTCGGCCACCTCGGCATCGGGGCCCCGCTCCCGCTGCTCCAGGTGGTGCTCCCGGTGGGCATCTCGTTCTTCACGTTCCAGGCGATCAGCTACGTGGTCGACGTGTACCGGTCAACCATCGAGCCCGCCTCGCGCCTCGACTTCGCCGTGTACCTCGCGTTCTTCCCCCACGTGGTGGCCGGGCCGATCGTCCGCGCCCGGGAGTTCATCCCCCAGCTCCGGCGCGACCCGGCCGAGCCCCGGGTGGACGGCGCCCGCGCGCTCAGCCTGATCCTCGGCGGGCTCTTCAAGAAGATGGTGCTGGCCGGCTTCCTCGCCACCGCGGTGGTCGACCCGGTCTTCGCCGCCCCGGGGGCGCACTCGCGGCTCGAGGTGCTCGCCGCCGTCTACGGCTACGCGGTGCAGATCTGGGCCGACTTCAGCGGCTACACCGACATCGCCATCGGCTGCGCGCTGCTGATGGGCATCCGCTTCCCCGCCAACTTCAACGCCCCCTACACCGCCACCAGCCTGCAGGACTTCTGGCACCGCTGGCACATGACCCTCTCGCGGTGGCTGCGCGACTACCTCTACGTGCCCCTCGGCGGCTCCCGGGGGTCGCGGCTGTTCACCGCCCGCAACCTGATGCTCACCATGGTGCTCGGCGGCCTCTGGCACGGCGCCGCCTGGACCTTCGTGGTCTGGGGTGGCATCCACGGCGCCTTCCTGGTCGCCGAGCGGCGGCTGCGCGGCCGCGGACCGGACCTCGACCCCGCCACCGGCCGCCTGCTCGGCCGCCTGCTCACCTTCCACGTCGTCTGCCTGGCCTGGATCTTCTTCCGCGCCGAGTCGCTGGGCACCGCGATGGGCCTGCTCGGCCGGCTGGTCAGCGGGGGCGGCCCCGCCACCCTGGTCACCTTCCCGGTGGTGCTCGCGATCGGGCTCGGCATCGCCAGCCAGTACCTGCCCTCGGGGGTGATGGGGCGCGCGGTGGCCCGCTTCTCGCGGCTGGCCCCGGCGCTGCAGGGCGCCGCCGTCGCCGCCGCCCTGGTCGGCATCGGCGTGCTCGGCCCCCAGGGCGTCGCTCCGTTCATCTACTACCGCTTCTGA
- a CDS encoding DUF459 domain-containing protein: MRPRQLLVVALVGLGLALLLNARSLERSAETSPFGLRRSVEIAMLRPVVTISDHLALDRPRAALSALLHRPDDGAPAPPDATALPPALPPVRVASSGLRLRLPASGPSRPAPPPGPPAHTAADPLRLLVGGDSVAGFLCYEMQALAEHDPSLVVRTHFQISTGLSRPDYYDWPAHLAQDTAASNPEVVVFLVGANDDQPLQTAGGGVADFGSPAWIAEYGRRAGALMDQLRREGRTVVWVGLPVMRAPDFAARMDVIDDAARRQAVRRPGVLFLDSRPLFSDAGGGYAAYLPDDSGALTLMRAPDGVHLSPQGGMRLAEAVLHLVHDHPEGGGWALPRSGRAR, encoded by the coding sequence ATGCGACCCCGTCAGCTGCTGGTGGTGGCGCTCGTGGGCCTCGGCCTGGCGCTGCTGCTGAACGCCCGGAGCCTGGAGCGCAGCGCCGAGACCTCGCCGTTCGGGCTGCGCCGCAGCGTCGAGATCGCGATGCTCCGGCCGGTGGTGACGATCAGCGACCACCTCGCCCTCGACCGGCCCCGGGCGGCGCTCAGCGCCCTGCTGCACCGTCCCGACGACGGCGCCCCCGCCCCGCCCGACGCCACCGCCCTGCCCCCGGCGCTGCCGCCGGTGCGGGTGGCCTCGTCGGGCCTCCGGCTGCGGCTCCCCGCCAGCGGCCCGTCGCGGCCGGCCCCACCGCCGGGGCCGCCGGCGCACACCGCCGCCGATCCGCTCCGCCTGCTGGTCGGCGGCGACTCGGTCGCCGGCTTCCTCTGCTACGAGATGCAGGCGCTCGCCGAGCACGACCCGAGCCTGGTGGTGCGCACCCACTTCCAGATCTCCACCGGGCTCAGCCGTCCCGACTACTACGACTGGCCGGCGCATCTCGCCCAGGACACCGCCGCCTCCAACCCCGAGGTGGTGGTCTTCCTCGTCGGCGCCAACGACGACCAGCCGCTGCAGACCGCCGGCGGCGGCGTCGCCGACTTCGGCTCCCCCGCCTGGATCGCCGAGTACGGCCGCCGCGCCGGGGCGCTCATGGACCAGCTGCGCCGCGAGGGCCGCACCGTGGTCTGGGTGGGGCTGCCGGTGATGCGCGCCCCCGACTTCGCCGCCCGCATGGACGTGATCGACGACGCCGCCCGGCGCCAGGCGGTGCGCCGCCCCGGGGTGCTCTTCCTCGACAGCCGGCCGCTCTTCTCCGACGCCGGCGGAGGCTATGCCGCCTACCTGCCCGACGACTCCGGGGCGCTCACCCTGATGCGCGCCCCCGACGGCGTCCACCTCTCCCCGCAGGGCGGGATGCGGCTCGCCGAGGCGGTGCTGCACCTCGTCCACGACCATCCCGAGGGTGGCGGCTGGGCCCTCCCCCGGAGCGGCCGGGCGCGCTGA
- a CDS encoding hydrogenase expression protein HypE, producing the protein MSEARRSAFGSPSIDEVHILWLSAGLGCDGDSISLTAATQPSLEDIVLGAIPGLPRVHLHHPLLAFEVGDDFLRDWHRAVRGELDPFILVLEGSVPNEAINAEGSWAAFGTDAETGQPIPTCDWIDRLAPRAWAVVTAGTCAAYGGIHAMEGNPTGAMGLTDYLGADWRSASGMRIVNVPGCPVKPDNFTETLLNLLMHMAGLTAEMPLDELGRPRWLFDVTARDGCNRAGFNEQTDFAASYNSGKCLARLGCWGPVVDCNVGKRGWMSGIGGCANVGGICIGCTMPGFPDHFMPFMDAPLKGQLTADLLRPHGAAVRTLRVITNAAVRLEPEWRRPGPRLTTGYEPEPAPG; encoded by the coding sequence ATGAGTGAGGCCCGGCGTTCAGCCTTCGGCAGCCCCAGCATCGACGAGGTGCACATCCTCTGGCTCAGCGCCGGGCTGGGCTGCGACGGCGACTCGATCTCGCTGACCGCGGCCACCCAGCCGAGCCTCGAGGACATCGTCCTCGGCGCCATCCCCGGCCTCCCCAGGGTCCACCTCCACCACCCCCTGCTCGCCTTCGAGGTCGGCGACGACTTCCTGCGCGACTGGCACCGGGCCGTGCGCGGCGAGCTCGACCCCTTCATCCTCGTGCTGGAGGGGTCGGTGCCCAACGAGGCGATCAACGCGGAGGGCTCCTGGGCGGCGTTCGGCACCGACGCCGAGACCGGCCAGCCGATCCCCACCTGCGACTGGATCGACCGGCTGGCGCCGCGCGCCTGGGCGGTGGTCACCGCCGGCACCTGCGCGGCCTACGGCGGCATCCATGCCATGGAGGGCAACCCCACCGGGGCGATGGGGCTCACCGACTACCTGGGCGCCGACTGGCGCTCGGCCTCGGGGATGCGGATCGTCAACGTGCCCGGCTGCCCGGTGAAGCCGGACAACTTCACCGAGACCCTGCTCAACCTGCTGATGCACATGGCCGGGCTCACCGCCGAGATGCCGCTCGACGAGCTCGGCCGGCCCCGGTGGCTCTTCGACGTCACCGCCCGCGACGGCTGCAACCGGGCCGGCTTCAACGAGCAGACCGACTTCGCCGCCAGCTACAACTCCGGCAAGTGCCTGGCCCGGCTGGGGTGCTGGGGACCGGTGGTCGACTGCAACGTCGGCAAGCGCGGCTGGATGTCGGGGATCGGCGGCTGCGCCAACGTCGGCGGCATCTGCATCGGCTGCACCATGCCGGGGTTCCCCGACCACTTCATGCCCTTCATGGACGCCCCGCTGAAGGGCCAGCTCACCGCCGACCTGCTCCGCCCCCACGGGGCGGCGGTCCGCACCCTGCGGGTGATCACCAACGCCGCGGTCAGGCTGGAGCCGGAGTGGCGCCGCCCCGGGCCGCGCCTGACGACCGGTTACGAGCCCGAACCGGCGCCGGGGTGA